From Streptomyces sp. TLI_235, a single genomic window includes:
- a CDS encoding IclR family transcriptional regulator → MDNTSGVGVLDKAALVLSALESGPATLAGLVAATGLARPTAHRLAVALEHHRLVTRDMQGRFILGPRLAELSAAAGEDRLLATAGPVLTHLRDVTGESAQLYRRQGEMRICVAAAERLSGLRDTVPVGSTLPMKAGSAAQVLLAWEEPERLHRGLQGARFTATALSGVRRRGWAQSIGEREPGVASVSAPVRGPSNRVVAAVSVSGPIERLTRHPGRLHAQAIIEAANRLTEALRRG, encoded by the coding sequence ATGGACAACACTAGCGGCGTCGGCGTTCTCGACAAGGCCGCTCTGGTGCTGAGCGCACTGGAGTCGGGCCCCGCCACGTTGGCGGGGCTGGTCGCCGCCACCGGTCTGGCGCGGCCCACGGCCCACCGACTCGCCGTCGCACTCGAACACCACCGCCTGGTCACCAGGGACATGCAGGGCCGGTTCATCCTCGGCCCCCGACTCGCCGAGCTCTCCGCCGCGGCGGGCGAGGACCGCCTCCTCGCCACCGCCGGGCCGGTGCTCACGCACCTGCGCGACGTCACCGGCGAGAGCGCCCAGCTGTACCGCCGCCAGGGCGAGATGCGCATCTGCGTCGCCGCCGCCGAGCGGCTCTCCGGTCTGCGGGACACCGTTCCGGTCGGCTCCACCCTGCCGATGAAGGCCGGCTCCGCCGCCCAGGTCCTGCTGGCCTGGGAGGAGCCGGAGCGCCTGCACCGCGGCCTGCAGGGCGCCCGCTTCACCGCGACGGCGCTCAGCGGCGTGCGGCGCCGCGGCTGGGCCCAGTCGATCGGCGAGCGCGAGCCGGGTGTCGCGTCCGTCTCCGCGCCCGTCCGCGGCCCCTCCAACCGCGTCGTGGCCGCCGTCTCGGTGTCCGGCCCGATCGAGCGGCTGACCCGCCACCCGGGCCGGCTGCACGCCCAGGCGATCATCGAGGCCGCCAACCGCCTCACCGAGGCGCTCCGCCGCGGCTGA
- a CDS encoding glutamyl-tRNA synthetase translates to MADSASGPDIRVRFCPSPTGNPHVGLVRTALFNWAFARHHGGTLVFRIEDTDAARDSEDSYNQLLDAMRWLGFDWDEGPEVGGPHAPYRQSQRMDVYADVARRLHEGGHAYHCYCSTEELDSRREAARAAGKPSGYDGHCRELTEDQIAVYRLEGRTPILRFRMPDTPLAFDDLVRGQIVFDPKDVPDYGIVRANGAPLYTLVNPVDDALMGITHVLRGEDLLSSTPRQIALYAALADIGVGSGATPRFGHLPYVMGEGNKKLSKRDPQASLNLYRERGFLPEGLLNYLALLGWSLAEDRDRFSMAEMVEAFDIADVNANPARFDLKKAEAINAEHLRALDPADFVARLVPYLQGAGLLPAEPTAHQLDLLAKVAPLTQERMVVLGEIVSMAGFLFVDPADFAVDPDDAAKALGADARPVLEASVKALGELADFTPDAIQAALREALVNGLGIKPKFAFTPLRVAVTGRRVSPPLFESMELLGRPETLRRLTAALEAGPAS, encoded by the coding sequence GTGGCTGACTCCGCCTCGGGCCCGGACATCCGGGTCCGCTTCTGCCCGTCCCCGACCGGCAACCCGCACGTCGGGCTGGTCCGCACCGCCCTCTTCAACTGGGCCTTCGCCCGCCACCACGGCGGCACCCTGGTCTTCCGGATCGAGGACACCGACGCGGCCCGCGACTCCGAGGACTCCTACAACCAGCTGCTCGACGCGATGCGCTGGCTGGGCTTCGACTGGGACGAGGGCCCGGAGGTCGGCGGCCCGCACGCGCCGTACCGGCAGTCGCAGCGGATGGACGTCTACGCCGACGTGGCGCGCCGGCTGCACGAGGGCGGCCACGCCTACCACTGCTACTGCTCCACCGAGGAGCTCGACTCCCGACGCGAGGCCGCCCGCGCCGCCGGGAAGCCGTCCGGCTACGACGGCCACTGCCGGGAGCTGACCGAGGACCAGATCGCCGTGTACCGGCTGGAGGGCCGCACGCCGATCCTCCGCTTCCGGATGCCGGACACCCCGCTCGCCTTCGACGACCTGGTGCGCGGCCAGATCGTCTTCGACCCCAAGGACGTGCCCGACTACGGCATCGTCCGGGCCAACGGCGCCCCGCTCTACACCCTGGTCAACCCGGTCGACGACGCCCTGATGGGCATCACTCACGTGCTGCGCGGCGAGGACCTGCTCTCCTCGACGCCGCGCCAGATCGCCCTCTACGCGGCGCTCGCCGACATCGGCGTCGGCAGCGGCGCCACCCCGCGCTTCGGCCACCTGCCGTACGTGATGGGCGAGGGCAACAAGAAGCTCTCCAAGCGCGACCCGCAGGCCTCGCTCAACCTCTACCGCGAGCGCGGCTTCCTGCCCGAGGGGCTGCTCAACTACCTGGCGCTGCTGGGCTGGTCGCTCGCCGAGGACCGGGACCGCTTCTCCATGGCGGAGATGGTCGAGGCCTTCGACATCGCCGACGTCAACGCCAACCCGGCCCGCTTCGACCTGAAGAAGGCCGAGGCGATCAACGCCGAGCACCTGCGCGCCCTCGACCCGGCGGACTTCGTCGCCCGGCTGGTGCCGTACCTGCAGGGGGCCGGCCTGCTGCCGGCCGAGCCCACCGCGCACCAGCTCGACCTGCTGGCGAAGGTCGCCCCGCTCACCCAGGAGCGGATGGTCGTCCTAGGCGAGATCGTGTCCATGGCCGGCTTCCTCTTCGTCGACCCGGCGGACTTCGCCGTCGACCCGGACGACGCCGCCAAGGCGCTCGGTGCCGACGCCCGCCCGGTGCTGGAGGCCTCGGTCAAGGCCCTGGGGGAGCTCGCGGACTTCACCCCGGACGCGATCCAGGCCGCGCTGCGCGAGGCGCTGGTGAACGGCCTCGGGATCAAGCCGAAGTTCGCCTTCACCCCGCTGCGGGTCGCCGTGACCGGCCGGCGGGTCTCCCCGCCGCTGTTCGAGTCGATGGAGCTGCTGGGCCGCCCCGAGACGCTGCGTCGCTTGACGGCCGCTCTGGAGGCCGGGCCGGCCTCCTGA
- a CDS encoding 2-keto-4-pentenoate hydratase/2-oxohepta-3-ene-1,7-dioic acid hydratase in catechol pathway has protein sequence MRIARFSVREGSPAAGSVSFGVVEGDAAQPDSLVVHALAGHPFGPPQLTGESYRMQDVRLLAPMLPNKIVAVGRNYAAHAAELGNEVPDVPLTFFKPSTAVVGPTEAIAYPPFSSDVQHEAELAVVIGRMCREVPVDRVPEVIFGYTCANDVTARDVQQREGQWARAKGFDTSCPLGPWIETELDPSDLAITCTVNGELRQTGRTSLMVRSIPELIAHISEAMTLLPGDVVLTGTPAGVGPLAVGDEVAVSVEGIGTLANKVIKRG, from the coding sequence GTGCGTATCGCCAGGTTTTCCGTCCGGGAAGGGAGCCCTGCCGCGGGCAGCGTCTCCTTCGGCGTCGTCGAGGGCGATGCCGCCCAACCTGATTCCCTGGTGGTGCACGCGCTGGCCGGCCACCCCTTCGGGCCGCCGCAGCTCACCGGCGAGAGCTACCGGATGCAGGACGTCCGGCTGCTGGCGCCGATGCTGCCCAACAAGATCGTCGCGGTCGGCCGCAACTACGCTGCGCACGCCGCGGAGCTCGGCAACGAGGTCCCGGACGTCCCGCTGACCTTCTTCAAGCCCTCCACCGCGGTCGTCGGCCCGACCGAGGCCATCGCCTACCCGCCGTTCTCCTCGGACGTGCAGCACGAGGCGGAGCTGGCCGTGGTGATCGGCCGGATGTGCCGCGAGGTCCCGGTGGACCGCGTGCCCGAGGTGATCTTCGGCTACACCTGCGCCAACGACGTCACCGCGCGCGACGTCCAGCAGCGCGAGGGCCAGTGGGCCCGCGCAAAGGGCTTCGACACCTCCTGCCCGCTCGGTCCGTGGATCGAGACCGAGCTGGACCCGTCGGACCTGGCGATCACCTGCACCGTCAACGGCGAGCTGCGGCAGACCGGCCGCACCTCCCTGATGGTGCGTTCGATCCCCGAACTGATCGCGCACATCTCCGAGGCGATGACGCTCCTGCCGGGCGACGTCGTCCTGACCGGCACCCCCGCGGGCGTCGGTCCCCTGGCCGTCGGCGACGAGGTCGCCGTCTCCGTCGAAGGCATCGGCACTCTCGCCAACAAGGTGATCAAGCGTGGCTGA